One window from the genome of Aeromonas sp. FDAARGOS 1405 encodes:
- a CDS encoding phenylacetate--CoA ligase family protein has protein sequence MQHYYDGLEIRPPALREQQQLEQLNHQLTHVSQYCAGYSSVYRQCRLEDLAELATLPLLDSKELFAAQQAHPPFAGLTGRPASQALRVFSCPGQLAIPEYAGADWWGAARALFAAGFKPGEVILNGHDYHAGPTAFIFDNGARQLGAPVVPCGPHDTQRQLEALLRYQPTGYVGPLVTLLDLLEAAEAADIPTDSLRRALLCEATHPETAPLRAIHGIAALNCLVWQDVGVVAYESRPGEGFIVSESCIIEIIDPASGEPVSGDETGQLVLTRLDLEYPLLRLVTDWQGHWLTTPSPCGRSNRRLKLV, from the coding sequence ATGCAGCACTATTACGATGGACTGGAAATTCGCCCCCCCGCCTTGCGCGAACAACAGCAGCTGGAGCAGCTCAATCATCAGCTTACCCATGTCAGTCAATATTGCGCCGGTTACTCCAGCGTCTATCGCCAGTGCCGCCTCGAGGATCTGGCAGAGCTGGCCACCCTGCCACTGCTCGACAGCAAAGAGCTGTTTGCCGCCCAGCAGGCTCACCCTCCGTTCGCCGGACTCACCGGCCGCCCCGCCAGTCAGGCGTTGCGGGTCTTCTCCTGTCCGGGCCAGCTGGCCATCCCCGAGTATGCGGGAGCAGACTGGTGGGGGGCCGCTCGAGCACTGTTTGCCGCCGGCTTCAAGCCAGGTGAGGTAATACTCAATGGCCACGACTATCATGCCGGCCCCACCGCCTTTATTTTCGATAACGGCGCCCGCCAGCTGGGCGCCCCCGTGGTGCCCTGCGGGCCCCACGATACCCAGCGCCAGCTGGAGGCGCTGCTGCGCTATCAACCCACCGGCTATGTCGGTCCGCTGGTGACCCTGCTCGATCTGCTGGAAGCGGCCGAAGCGGCCGACATCCCGACCGACTCGCTGCGCCGCGCACTGCTGTGTGAAGCCACTCACCCGGAAACCGCGCCGCTGCGCGCCATTCACGGCATTGCGGCCCTCAACTGTCTGGTGTGGCAGGATGTGGGGGTAGTGGCTTACGAGAGCCGACCAGGAGAGGGATTTATTGTGAGCGAGAGTTGCATCATCGAGATCATCGATCCCGCCAGCGGCGAGCCGGTGAGCGGCGACGAGACCGGCCAGCTGGTGCTGACCAGGCTTGACCTGGAGTATCCATTGCTGCGCCTCGTCACCGACTGGCAGGGGCACTGGCTCACGACGCCAAGCCCGTGCGGTCGCTCCAACCGGCGCCTAAAACTGGTGTAG
- the yfcD gene encoding NUDIX hydrolase YfcD, whose amino-acid sequence MEWVDVVDEDNRVIGVAERAKVRRENLCHRASYILVLDDADRILVQRRTLSKDFCPGMLDACAGGVVTTGEEMERSARRELAEELGIIDVPLQGFGSFYAEGEGYRVWGGLFSCRYQGPLQLQAEEVSAVHWMSLAEIAERASEFTPDSLLAIATWQARR is encoded by the coding sequence GTGGAATGGGTTGATGTGGTGGACGAGGATAACCGGGTGATTGGCGTGGCCGAGCGAGCCAAGGTGCGGCGGGAGAATCTCTGCCATCGCGCCAGCTATATTCTGGTGCTCGACGACGCGGATCGGATCCTGGTGCAGCGACGCACCCTCAGCAAGGATTTCTGCCCCGGCATGCTGGATGCCTGCGCTGGTGGCGTGGTCACCACCGGTGAGGAGATGGAGCGCTCCGCCCGCCGCGAGCTGGCCGAGGAGCTGGGGATTATAGATGTTCCTCTGCAGGGCTTTGGCAGCTTTTATGCGGAAGGGGAGGGCTACCGGGTCTGGGGTGGCCTCTTCAGTTGCCGTTATCAGGGGCCGCTGCAGTTGCAGGCCGAAGAGGTGAGCGCGGTGCACTGGATGAGCCTGGCCGAGATCGCCGAGCGTGCCAGCGAATTTACCCCCGACTCCCTGCTCGCCATCGCCACCTGGCAGGCGAGGCGCTGA
- a CDS encoding DUF1107 family protein, with amino-acid sequence MKVFKQLSPRQIARYIKSFHRGYFAIESLGTFEFNAGRISLHGLTCRQRLRLARQINLAVRQLGHRNPLPDM; translated from the coding sequence ATGAAGGTATTCAAGCAGTTATCCCCACGGCAGATCGCTCGCTACATCAAGAGCTTTCATCGAGGCTATTTTGCCATCGAGTCGCTGGGGACATTTGAATTCAACGCGGGCAGGATCAGCCTCCATGGCCTGACCTGCCGCCAGCGGCTAAGACTGGCTCGCCAGATCAATCTGGCGGTCAGACAACTTGGTCACCGCAACCCCTTGCCGGACATGTGA
- a CDS encoding DUF2845 domain-containing protein, whose product MSKKMKKVAGLALLLLSIPASADAMRCKNALITEGDSTAEMLLKCGEPMLREELNRNEENQFGNMVQVKYGERWTYNFGKNEFMRFVTVRNGIITDIENGPRGQ is encoded by the coding sequence ATGAGCAAGAAGATGAAGAAAGTAGCGGGGCTTGCTCTGTTGCTGCTGAGTATTCCGGCCAGTGCTGATGCCATGCGCTGCAAGAACGCCCTGATCACCGAGGGTGACAGTACCGCCGAGATGCTGCTCAAGTGCGGTGAGCCGATGTTGCGTGAAGAGCTCAACCGCAACGAGGAGAACCAGTTTGGCAACATGGTGCAGGTCAAATATGGTGAACGCTGGACCTACAACTTCGGCAAGAACGAGTTCATGCGCTTTGTGACGGTGCGCAACGGCATCATTACCGATATCGAAAACGGCCCGCGCGGCCAGTAG
- a CDS encoding FKBP-type peptidyl-prolyl cis-trans isomerase codes for MSQYDSIEQKASYGIGRNMGDQLAQQAFAGLDIPALQQGLADALNGLEFAVSRDDINDAFQVITARMQEEQEAAAKAAAADGEAFLADNAKRAEVKVTDSGLQYEVLVEGNGAVPVAGQSVRVHYHGTFTHGGVFDSSVARGQPAEFPVTGVIAGWVEALQLMPVGSKWKLYIPHDLAYGARGAGSIPPYSALVFEVELLDIL; via the coding sequence ATGTCCCAATACGACTCTATCGAACAGAAGGCCAGCTATGGCATCGGCCGCAACATGGGTGATCAGCTGGCGCAGCAAGCCTTCGCCGGTCTGGATATCCCGGCCCTGCAACAAGGTCTGGCAGATGCCCTGAATGGTCTGGAGTTCGCGGTCAGCCGTGACGATATCAATGATGCCTTCCAGGTGATCACTGCGCGTATGCAAGAAGAGCAGGAAGCCGCCGCCAAGGCCGCCGCTGCTGACGGCGAAGCCTTCCTGGCTGACAACGCCAAGCGCGCTGAAGTGAAGGTGACCGACTCCGGTCTGCAGTACGAAGTGCTGGTAGAAGGCAACGGTGCCGTTCCGGTAGCCGGTCAGTCCGTGCGTGTGCACTACCACGGTACCTTCACCCACGGTGGCGTATTCGACAGCTCCGTCGCTCGCGGCCAGCCGGCTGAATTCCCGGTGACCGGCGTGATCGCTGGCTGGGTTGAAGCGCTGCAGCTGATGCCGGTTGGTTCCAAGTGGAAGCTCTACATCCCCCACGATCTGGCTTACGGTGCCCGTGGCGCGGGCTCCATCCCGCCTTACTCTGCACTGGTATTTGAAGTCGAGCTGCTGGACATCCTGTGA
- a CDS encoding copper homeostasis protein CutC: MTRLEICIDNLESLFTAQQSGADRIELCSALGLGGLTPSYGFMQQAARHATVPVYAMIRPRAGDFCFNDGEFEMMLQDIAAARSAGLQGVVVGLLDEEGRVPAAKLKQLVDAAGPLGATFHRAIDLSSDWRLDLETIVAAGCERILSSGHAPTALAGLETLQEMQQALAGRASLMPGAGVNADNVRTIIEFTGVSEVHMSGMGWRGGMVPHGVNMGTSDDGRVNITDGAKVAAVRVLLDRG; this comes from the coding sequence ATGACCCGTCTTGAAATCTGTATCGACAACCTGGAATCCCTCTTCACCGCCCAGCAATCCGGGGCGGATCGCATCGAGCTCTGCTCTGCGCTGGGTCTGGGCGGCCTGACCCCCTCCTACGGTTTTATGCAGCAGGCGGCCCGCCATGCCACAGTGCCGGTTTATGCCATGATCCGCCCGCGCGCCGGGGATTTTTGCTTCAACGACGGCGAGTTCGAGATGATGCTGCAAGATATCGCGGCGGCCCGCTCTGCCGGTCTGCAAGGGGTAGTGGTCGGTTTGCTGGATGAGGAGGGGCGGGTGCCTGCCGCCAAACTCAAACAGCTGGTGGATGCAGCAGGGCCGTTGGGGGCCACTTTCCATCGCGCCATCGACCTCTCTTCCGACTGGCGCCTCGATCTGGAGACCATAGTCGCGGCCGGTTGCGAGCGCATTCTGAGCTCGGGCCATGCGCCGACCGCGTTGGCTGGGTTGGAAACCCTGCAAGAGATGCAGCAGGCGCTGGCGGGGCGTGCCAGCCTGATGCCGGGGGCCGGGGTCAATGCCGACAATGTGCGTACCATCATCGAGTTCACCGGAGTGAGCGAAGTGCATATGTCCGGCATGGGCTGGCGCGGTGGCATGGTGCCGCACGGAGTGAATATGGGCACTTCGGATGATGGTCGGGTCAATATCACCGATGGCGCCAAGGTGGCTGCGGTCAGAGTCTTGCTGGATCGCGGTTAA
- a CDS encoding ROK family protein: MYYGFDIGGTKIAFAVYDGALNLCHEERMSTPGNDYEGLQQLIRSRVEQADARFGARGSVGIGFPGVINSHDHSIVAANLPSINGRHLGADLAELLERPVKVDNDANCFLWSEVHQGAADGAGSALGVTIGTGIGGAVYLAGKLIQGRNWLAGEIGHYPLPATMLMKYPELPRPRCGCGRLVCFETYASGTGLERLYHHFHGQRATGHQIVGRFEAYEPHAVETVDCWLEIMAAGLATAISVIDPEVVVLGGGLSGLPALYEQLPLRLPGHLLPGVALPEIRQARFGGAGGVRGAALLNL; the protein is encoded by the coding sequence ATGTATTACGGCTTTGATATCGGTGGCACCAAGATCGCTTTTGCGGTCTATGACGGTGCATTGAACCTCTGCCACGAGGAGCGCATGAGCACCCCGGGCAACGATTACGAGGGGTTGCAGCAGCTGATCCGCTCCCGGGTCGAGCAGGCGGATGCCCGCTTCGGCGCACGGGGCTCGGTCGGTATCGGTTTTCCCGGTGTCATCAATAGCCACGATCACAGCATAGTGGCGGCCAATCTGCCCTCCATCAATGGTCGCCATCTGGGCGCAGATTTGGCCGAACTGCTGGAGCGGCCGGTCAAGGTAGATAACGACGCCAACTGCTTCCTCTGGTCCGAAGTGCATCAAGGGGCAGCCGACGGCGCAGGCAGTGCGCTCGGCGTCACCATAGGCACCGGTATCGGCGGCGCCGTCTATCTGGCGGGCAAGCTTATTCAGGGGCGCAACTGGCTGGCTGGCGAGATTGGTCACTACCCCTTGCCCGCGACCATGCTGATGAAGTATCCCGAGTTGCCCCGTCCCCGTTGCGGCTGTGGCCGTCTGGTCTGTTTTGAAACCTATGCCTCCGGCACCGGTCTGGAGCGTCTCTATCACCATTTCCATGGCCAACGTGCCACGGGTCACCAGATTGTGGGACGCTTCGAGGCCTATGAACCCCATGCGGTCGAGACGGTCGACTGCTGGTTGGAGATCATGGCCGCCGGGCTTGCCACCGCCATTTCGGTGATTGATCCCGAGGTGGTGGTGTTGGGGGGCGGCCTGAGCGGCCTGCCCGCCCTCTATGAACAGCTGCCGCTTCGTCTGCCCGGTCACTTGCTGCCCGGGGTCGCCCTGCCCGAGATCCGCCAGGCCCGCTTCGGCGGTGCCGGTGGTGTGCGCGGCGCAGCCTTGCTCAATCTATGA
- a CDS encoding GNAT family N-acetyltransferase, with the protein MQGISLRMARSDDAAAMTVMQRASWLAAYGQVLGADLLEQLDVTAHLQIWQSRLAEPGPRPMLLCLDEVVIGLLYWQPQQEAGQSSALIRAFYLHPDHWRQGYGKRLWQAVAMQMRRAGCHSVKLWLLDGNHIGEGFYLRRGFVFDGEERTLISLGQPCLQRQMSRLL; encoded by the coding sequence ATGCAAGGCATAAGCCTGCGCATGGCGCGCAGCGATGATGCCGCCGCCATGACGGTGATGCAGCGAGCCAGCTGGCTCGCTGCCTATGGCCAGGTGCTCGGTGCCGACCTGCTGGAGCAGCTGGACGTCACCGCTCATCTGCAGATTTGGCAGAGTCGTCTGGCCGAGCCGGGCCCAAGGCCCATGCTGCTTTGTCTCGATGAGGTGGTGATTGGCCTGCTCTACTGGCAACCACAGCAGGAAGCGGGGCAGAGCAGCGCCCTTATCCGCGCCTTTTACCTCCATCCCGACCATTGGCGACAAGGCTATGGCAAACGGCTGTGGCAGGCGGTGGCGATGCAGATGCGCCGCGCCGGTTGCCATAGCGTCAAATTGTGGCTGCTCGATGGCAACCACATCGGCGAGGGGTTCTACCTGCGCCGCGGCTTTGTCTTTGATGGCGAGGAGCGCACCCTGATAAGCCTCGGGCAGCCCTGCCTGCAGCGACAAATGAGCCGTTTGCTCTGA
- a CDS encoding M48 family metallopeptidase: protein MIASLTKFGMVALCSSLLVACAQSPTGRSQMLLYSPQQMNQLGADSFEQMKKQEKVSKDAKLNAYVSCVAKAVTAQVPASYGITNWEVVVFDSKQVNAFALPGGKIGVYSGLLKVAKNQDQLATVIGHELTHVLAQHSNERLSRSQLAGIGLAAADIAMGTSEYRGATMAALGLGVEVGVMLPYGRTQESEADRLGLELMARAGFNPAEAIPLWQNMSAAAGGNTPPQLLSTHPSNENRIAELQAQQAQVLPLYEQARANGLVPQCKA from the coding sequence ATGATTGCGTCCCTCACCAAGTTTGGCATGGTAGCCCTCTGTAGTTCCCTGCTGGTCGCCTGCGCCCAGTCGCCGACCGGCCGCAGCCAGATGCTGCTCTACTCTCCCCAGCAGATGAACCAGCTGGGCGCCGACTCCTTCGAGCAGATGAAAAAGCAGGAGAAGGTGAGCAAGGATGCCAAACTCAACGCCTATGTCTCCTGTGTCGCCAAGGCGGTGACCGCCCAGGTGCCGGCCAGCTATGGCATCACCAACTGGGAAGTGGTGGTGTTTGACTCCAAACAGGTCAACGCCTTCGCCCTGCCCGGCGGCAAGATCGGGGTCTACAGCGGCCTGCTCAAGGTGGCCAAGAATCAGGATCAGCTGGCGACCGTCATCGGCCACGAGCTGACTCACGTGCTGGCCCAGCACTCCAACGAGCGACTCTCGCGCAGCCAGCTGGCGGGGATTGGTCTGGCGGCTGCGGACATCGCCATGGGCACCAGCGAGTATCGCGGCGCCACCATGGCTGCCCTTGGCCTCGGGGTCGAGGTGGGGGTGATGTTGCCCTATGGCCGTACTCAGGAGAGCGAAGCGGATCGGCTCGGACTTGAGCTGATGGCGCGCGCCGGGTTCAATCCGGCCGAGGCGATCCCCCTGTGGCAAAACATGAGTGCCGCCGCCGGTGGCAACACTCCGCCGCAACTGCTCTCCACCCACCCGAGCAACGAGAACCGGATCGCCGAGTTGCAGGCGCAACAGGCGCAAGTGCTGCCGCTCTATGAGCAGGCCCGCGCCAACGGTCTGGTGCCCCAATGCAAGGCATAA
- a CDS encoding PstS family phosphate ABC transporter substrate-binding protein, producing MKLNKLAGVIGFTAATLFSVSALAAGVDKDLPDYTPTSGISGNLSSVGSDTLANMMTLWAEEFKRLYPNVNVQIQAAGSSTAPTALTEGVAQFGPMSRAMKAGEEEAFEKRYGYKPTAIRVAVDALAVFVNKDNPIKGLTMPQIDAIFSSTLKCGEAKAATKWSDLGLDGNWSSKDLQLFGRNSVSGTYGYFKEHALCNGDFKSGVNEQPGSASVVQSVSASLNGIGYSGIGYVTSGVRAVPLSKDGKTFIEATSDNAITGKYPLSRFLYVYVNKHPNKPLSPMEQEFVKMMLSKAGQNIVAKDGYVPVPAKVVQADLKKLGIM from the coding sequence ATGAAACTCAACAAACTGGCTGGTGTAATCGGATTCACCGCAGCAACCCTGTTTTCTGTCAGCGCCCTGGCTGCCGGTGTGGATAAAGACCTGCCGGATTACACACCGACCAGCGGCATTTCGGGCAACCTGTCCTCTGTAGGCTCTGACACCCTGGCCAACATGATGACCCTGTGGGCCGAAGAATTTAAGCGCTTGTACCCCAACGTCAACGTGCAGATCCAGGCCGCCGGTTCTTCTACCGCCCCGACTGCCCTGACCGAAGGTGTTGCCCAGTTCGGCCCGATGAGCCGTGCCATGAAGGCCGGTGAAGAGGAAGCATTCGAGAAGCGTTACGGCTACAAGCCGACTGCCATCCGCGTTGCAGTCGATGCCCTGGCTGTGTTCGTCAACAAGGACAACCCCATCAAGGGGCTGACCATGCCGCAGATCGACGCCATCTTCTCCAGCACCCTCAAGTGCGGCGAAGCCAAGGCTGCCACCAAGTGGTCTGATCTGGGCCTGGACGGCAACTGGTCCAGCAAGGATCTGCAACTGTTCGGTCGCAACTCCGTATCCGGTACCTACGGTTACTTCAAGGAGCACGCCCTGTGTAACGGCGACTTCAAGAGCGGCGTGAACGAGCAGCCGGGTTCTGCCTCCGTGGTGCAGTCTGTCTCTGCCTCCCTGAACGGCATCGGCTACTCCGGTATCGGTTATGTCACCTCCGGCGTGCGTGCGGTACCGCTCTCCAAAGATGGCAAGACCTTCATCGAAGCGACCTCCGATAACGCCATCACCGGCAAGTATCCGCTGTCACGCTTCCTGTACGTTTACGTGAACAAGCATCCGAACAAGCCGCTCTCCCCGATGGAGCAAGAGTTCGTCAAGATGATGCTCTCCAAAGCAGGCCAGAACATCGTTGCCAAAGATGGCTACGTGCCGGTGCCGGCCAAGGTGGTACAGGCTGACCTGAAAAAGCTGGGTATCATGTAA
- the phoR gene encoding phosphate regulon sensor histidine kinase PhoR: MLQPYAWRRQLWRMAFFYAPFVLVGWLTESLALCLLLATVMHLGWHYRFQKRLSDWLWHDRSLVPPNGSGSWEYIFNGIYKLQQRHRARRRELAGLIRRFREGAEALPDAAVVFRTDGSILWCNRLAEQLLGFRWPEDAGQHIGNLIRNPAFNAYLGKGAYDEPLEMHSPVNEEKFLEFRIMPYASDQAMLVVRDVTRLRSLEKTRKHFVSNVSHELRTPLTVLKGYLEMTEEPPPPAMWAKAHRVMMEQTIRMDNLVNQLLTLSRIEAAPSVDLSHLVDMPAMLGLLEQEARALSGDRAHQIEFMVQPNLLVRGDQEQLRSAVSNLVYNAIHYTPAGRKITVEWRKQGAMALFAVSDEGEGIAPEHLARLTERFYRVDKARSRHTGGSGLGLAIVKHALSHHDCQLDIESRVGLGSRFSFLIPARMVVLK; this comes from the coding sequence ATGTTGCAACCATACGCCTGGCGGCGCCAGTTGTGGCGAATGGCATTCTTCTATGCGCCCTTCGTCTTGGTCGGCTGGCTGACGGAGAGTCTGGCCCTGTGTCTGTTGCTGGCTACCGTCATGCACCTGGGCTGGCACTACCGTTTCCAGAAGCGGCTGTCGGACTGGCTGTGGCACGATCGCAGCCTGGTGCCTCCCAACGGCAGCGGCAGCTGGGAGTACATCTTCAACGGCATCTACAAGCTGCAGCAGCGCCACCGGGCCCGCCGCCGCGAGCTGGCGGGTCTCATTCGCCGCTTTCGGGAAGGGGCCGAGGCACTGCCCGATGCGGCCGTGGTATTTCGCACCGACGGCAGCATCCTCTGGTGCAACCGGCTGGCGGAGCAACTGCTCGGTTTTCGCTGGCCGGAGGATGCCGGCCAGCATATCGGCAACCTCATTCGCAATCCGGCCTTTAACGCCTATCTGGGCAAGGGGGCGTATGACGAGCCCCTCGAGATGCACTCCCCGGTCAACGAGGAGAAGTTTCTCGAGTTTCGCATCATGCCCTACGCCTCCGATCAGGCGATGCTGGTGGTGCGCGATGTCACCCGCTTGCGCAGTCTGGAAAAGACCCGCAAACACTTTGTCTCCAACGTCTCCCACGAGCTGCGCACCCCGCTTACTGTGCTCAAGGGCTATCTGGAGATGACCGAGGAGCCGCCGCCGCCCGCCATGTGGGCCAAGGCGCATCGGGTGATGATGGAGCAGACCATCCGGATGGACAATCTGGTCAATCAGCTGCTCACCCTGTCGCGCATCGAGGCGGCTCCGAGCGTGGATCTTTCCCATCTGGTAGACATGCCCGCCATGTTGGGGCTGCTGGAGCAGGAGGCGCGGGCGCTCTCGGGGGATCGGGCTCACCAGATCGAATTCATGGTGCAGCCCAACCTCCTGGTGCGTGGCGATCAGGAGCAGCTGCGCAGTGCTGTCTCCAACCTGGTCTATAACGCCATTCACTACACCCCGGCGGGGCGAAAAATTACCGTGGAGTGGCGCAAGCAGGGGGCGATGGCGCTGTTTGCCGTGAGCGATGAAGGGGAGGGGATTGCCCCCGAGCATCTGGCGCGGCTGACCGAGCGGTTCTATCGGGTCGACAAGGCACGCTCGCGCCATACCGGCGGCTCAGGCTTGGGCCTTGCCATCGTCAAGCATGCCCTCAGTCATCACGACTGCCAGCTCGATATCGAGAGCCGGGTCGGCCTTGGCAGCCGTTTCAGCTTCCTCATCCCCGCTCGCATGGTGGTGTTGAAATAA
- the phoB gene encoding phosphate regulon transcriptional regulator PhoB yields MAKRILVVEDEAPIREMLCFVLEQKGYETIEAEDYADGLAKVREPYPELIVLDWMMPGGSGIQFIKQLKQDEVTRQIPVVMLTARGEEEDKVRGLEAGADDYITKPFSPKELTARLHAVMRRVSPTSVDEVIEVQGLKLDPVSHRVSAEEKALDMGPTEFKLLHFFMTHPERVYSREQLLNNVWGTNVYVEDRTVDVHIRRLRKAIEETGHDRLIQTVRGAGYRFSTRL; encoded by the coding sequence ATGGCTAAGCGAATTCTGGTGGTCGAGGACGAAGCACCGATCCGCGAAATGCTCTGCTTCGTGTTGGAGCAGAAGGGATATGAGACGATTGAAGCGGAAGATTACGCCGATGGACTGGCGAAGGTGCGCGAACCCTACCCCGAACTCATCGTGCTCGACTGGATGATGCCGGGAGGCAGCGGCATCCAGTTTATCAAGCAGCTCAAGCAGGATGAGGTGACGCGCCAGATCCCGGTGGTGATGCTCACCGCCCGCGGTGAAGAGGAGGACAAGGTGCGTGGTCTGGAGGCCGGTGCCGACGACTATATCACCAAGCCGTTCTCGCCCAAGGAGCTGACCGCTCGCCTCCATGCTGTGATGCGCCGCGTGTCGCCCACCTCGGTAGACGAGGTGATCGAGGTGCAGGGGCTGAAACTCGATCCTGTCTCCCACCGGGTCAGTGCCGAAGAGAAGGCGCTCGACATGGGGCCGACCGAGTTCAAGCTGCTTCACTTCTTCATGACTCACCCCGAGCGGGTCTACAGCCGTGAACAGCTGCTCAATAATGTCTGGGGTACCAATGTGTACGTCGAGGACAGAACCGTGGATGTGCATATTCGTCGCCTGCGCAAGGCGATTGAAGAGACAGGGCATGATCGCTTGATCCAGACGGTGCGCGGCGCGGGCTATCGCTTCTCAACCCGTCTCTAA
- a CDS encoding VOC family protein, with protein sequence MSQHIGALTLLVADYDQAIRFFTEGLGFALLEDTRLDEPGKPGKRWVRVAPKGASGSALLLAKAANAQQQAAIGQQGGGRVFLFLETTDFWGDYQRMQAYGVHFCEQPRDEPYGTVVVFEDISGNRWDLLQRTAAN encoded by the coding sequence ATGTCACAACACATAGGGGCGCTGACCCTGCTGGTTGCTGATTACGATCAGGCCATTCGCTTTTTTACCGAGGGACTTGGCTTTGCGCTCCTGGAAGACACTCGGCTCGATGAACCGGGCAAACCGGGCAAGCGCTGGGTGCGGGTTGCCCCCAAAGGCGCCTCCGGTTCTGCACTGCTGCTGGCGAAAGCGGCCAATGCGCAGCAGCAGGCCGCCATCGGCCAGCAGGGTGGTGGCCGGGTATTTCTGTTCCTCGAGACCACTGATTTCTGGGGGGATTACCAGCGCATGCAGGCGTACGGTGTTCATTTTTGTGAACAGCCCCGTGACGAGCCTTATGGCACTGTGGTGGTGTTTGAGGATATCAGCGGCAACCGGTGGGACTTGTTGCAACGTACTGCTGCCAACTGA